From a single Helicovermis profundi genomic region:
- a CDS encoding ABC transporter ATP-binding protein, translating to MSKRILEVKNLKTQFFTDRGVVKAVDGVSFNVDAGKTLCIVGESGCGKSVTSMSVMRLVSNPGKIVEGQMFYNGQDMVNLDESEMRSIRGNEISMIFQEPMTSLNPVFTIGYQIQEILLLHRNITKKEAREKSIEMLNLVGIPRAEKIVDEYPHQLSGGMRQRVMIAMALSCEPNVLIADEPTTALDVTIQAQILDLMNGLKKKLNTGIMMITHDLGVVAEMADYVVVMYAGKVVEEAEVKELFKKPTHPYTIGLLKSIPKLEGNSDILDTIEGSVPNPLHLPEGCYFAPRCKFATEKCRTTMPELRNMGNGHKVRCFLVEGEEA from the coding sequence ATGTCAAAGAGAATTCTTGAGGTAAAAAACTTAAAGACTCAGTTTTTTACAGATAGAGGTGTTGTAAAGGCAGTAGACGGAGTTAGTTTTAATGTTGATGCTGGAAAAACACTTTGTATAGTTGGAGAGTCTGGTTGTGGTAAAAGTGTAACTTCTATGTCTGTTATGAGATTAGTATCAAATCCAGGAAAGATTGTGGAAGGTCAAATGTTCTATAATGGACAAGATATGGTTAATTTAGATGAATCGGAAATGAGAAGCATTAGAGGAAATGAAATTTCTATGATTTTTCAAGAACCTATGACTTCTTTAAATCCAGTTTTTACAATTGGATATCAAATTCAAGAAATACTGCTTCTTCACAGAAATATAACAAAGAAAGAAGCTAGAGAAAAATCAATAGAAATGCTAAATTTAGTTGGTATCCCAAGAGCTGAAAAAATTGTTGACGAATATCCTCATCAACTTTCAGGTGGAATGAGACAAAGGGTTATGATTGCAATGGCGCTTTCATGTGAACCTAATGTTCTTATTGCAGATGAACCGACAACAGCACTTGATGTAACAATACAAGCACAAATACTTGATCTAATGAATGGCTTAAAGAAAAAACTTAATACAGGAATTATGATGATTACGCATGATCTTGGTGTTGTTGCAGAAATGGCAGATTATGTTGTAGTAATGTATGCTGGAAAAGTTGTTGAAGAGGCAGAAGTAAAAGAATTATTCAAAAAACCTACGCATCCGTATACAATTGGACTACTTAAATCAATACCAAAATTAGAAGGTAATTCAGATATTCTTGATACAATTGAAGGATCAGTGCCAAATCCACTTCATTTACCAGAAGGATGTTATTTTGCTCCTAGATGTAAATTTGCGACAGAAAAATGTAGGACTACTATGCCAGAATTAAGAAATATGGGAAATGGCCATAAAGTTAGATGTTTTTTAGTTGAAGGGGAGGAAGCATAG
- a CDS encoding ABC transporter ATP-binding protein: MKKKILEVKNLKKYFPIKAGFIKRTVGHVKACDDISFDIYEGETLSLVGESGCGKSTTGRAVLKLFEPTDGEVLFKGKDVFNLKHKELIELRQDMQIIFQDPYSSLNPKMSVGDTIGEPLLQHKLYKKGPELDKRISEIVRMCGLDDYHINRYPHEFSGGQRQRIGIARALAMNPSFIVADEPVSALDVSIQSQVINLLKGLQNKMGLSFLFISHDLSVVKHISDRIGVMYLGSLVELTTSDELFKKPTHPYTEALLSAIPVADPEYKKKRILLKGDIPSPANPPSGCKFHTRCVYATDICKTKVPEFKEIETGHYCACHYPLK, encoded by the coding sequence GTGAAAAAGAAAATATTAGAAGTTAAAAATCTAAAAAAATATTTCCCTATAAAAGCTGGTTTTATTAAAAGAACAGTAGGACATGTAAAGGCCTGTGATGATATTTCTTTTGATATATATGAAGGTGAAACTTTAAGTTTAGTTGGAGAATCAGGTTGTGGAAAATCTACAACAGGAAGAGCCGTATTAAAGCTTTTTGAACCAACAGATGGCGAAGTTTTATTTAAAGGGAAAGATGTATTTAATCTTAAACACAAAGAACTTATTGAATTAAGACAAGATATGCAAATTATATTTCAAGATCCATATAGTTCATTAAATCCCAAAATGTCTGTTGGAGATACTATAGGTGAACCATTACTTCAGCATAAATTGTATAAAAAAGGACCAGAACTAGATAAAAGAATTTCTGAAATAGTAAGAATGTGTGGACTAGATGATTACCATATAAATAGATATCCACATGAATTTTCAGGCGGGCAAAGACAAAGAATTGGAATAGCAAGAGCACTTGCTATGAACCCTTCTTTTATTGTTGCAGATGAACCAGTATCAGCACTTGATGTGTCAATACAATCACAAGTAATAAACCTACTAAAAGGTCTACAAAATAAAATGGGATTATCATTCCTTTTTATATCACATGACCTTAGTGTAGTAAAACATATAAGTGATAGAATAGGCGTTATGTATCTAGGATCGCTAGTTGAACTGACAACATCGGATGAGTTATTCAAAAAACCAACACATCCATATACAGAAGCACTACTGTCAGCAATACCAGTAGCAGATCCAGAATACAAAAAGAAAAGAATCCTATTAAAAGGTGATATACCATCACCAGCAAATCCACCAAGTGGATGCAAATTCCATACAAGATGTGTATATGCAACAGACATATGCAAAACAAAAGTACCAGAATTTAAAGAGATAGAAACAGGCCATTACTGCGCATGTCACTATCCGCTAAAATAA
- a CDS encoding DegV family protein, translated as MTIKIITDSTSYIPNEIKEKYGIGIVSLSVTFGDEVFKEDEITNEEFYKKLDLYKKIPKSSQPSIDEIYDSFEKAVIEGKEVIGVFLSSKMSGTCSTANLVKKMILNKYENANIRIIDSATNCMQLGFSVIEGAKCIIKGSDFNAVINAVQDNLKKSKFIFMPNTLEYLKMGGRIGNAGALIGELLKIKPILTVKNGLTTSLIKVRTMKKATLKLIEIFENDILKYGFGDAIIHHINCYDEAEKLAKLIEEKVNKKIDIVSIGPVIGTHVGPGSIGIAYFTKEEFDEE; from the coding sequence ATGACAATTAAAATAATAACGGACAGTACATCGTACATACCGAATGAAATAAAAGAAAAATACGGTATTGGTATTGTTTCTTTAAGTGTAACTTTTGGCGACGAAGTGTTTAAAGAAGATGAAATTACTAATGAAGAATTTTATAAAAAATTAGATTTATATAAAAAAATACCTAAGTCTTCTCAACCTTCAATTGATGAAATTTATGATTCGTTCGAAAAAGCTGTGATTGAAGGAAAAGAAGTGATAGGAGTTTTTTTATCATCAAAAATGAGTGGTACTTGTTCTACAGCAAATTTAGTAAAAAAAATGATACTTAATAAATATGAGAATGCAAATATAAGAATTATTGATTCTGCCACAAATTGTATGCAACTAGGGTTTTCAGTAATTGAGGGAGCAAAGTGTATTATCAAAGGTAGTGATTTTAATGCAGTTATAAATGCAGTCCAAGACAATTTAAAAAAGAGTAAATTTATTTTTATGCCAAACACACTTGAATATTTAAAAATGGGTGGAAGGATTGGTAATGCAGGTGCTTTAATAGGCGAACTTTTAAAAATAAAACCAATATTAACTGTTAAAAATGGTCTTACAACTTCTCTAATTAAAGTTAGAACTATGAAAAAGGCTACATTAAAACTAATAGAAATATTTGAAAATGATATTTTAAAGTATGGGTTTGGTGACGCAATTATTCATCATATAAATTGTTACGATGAGGCGGAAAAATTAGCGAAATTAATCGAAGAAAAAGTAAATAAAAAAATAGATATTGTTTCAATTGGACCAGTTATAGGCACACATGTTGGTCCTGGATCAATTGGTATAGCATATTTTACGAAAGAAGAATTTGATGAAGAATAA
- a CDS encoding chemotaxis protein produces the protein MKDDNGILLETGTGELEILHFIVKDEHYAINVVKVKEILEIENLSKVPNSHPSVAGISLIRGDVISIVDMKHVLENEKNEDIKKSMVLVCEFNKIKVAFAIDEVLGIARIKWSDIHKPSAITSDTLVIGNINLKDEIIMLLDFEKIVMDISPAAGINVDRMADVEENSARKDVKIVLADDSPLIRTVLKNTLSMAGFDELRFFDDGKQALDYIMKIYDAKGKDFINDINLLITDIEMPQLDGHTLTRTIKEHKDLKKLPVIIFSSLITGDLRHKGEAVGADAQLSKPEVAGLVELIDSIMMVIKNK, from the coding sequence ATGAAAGATGATAATGGAATTTTACTTGAAACGGGTACAGGCGAATTAGAAATATTACATTTTATAGTTAAAGATGAGCATTATGCAATTAATGTTGTAAAAGTTAAAGAAATATTAGAAATTGAAAATCTTTCTAAAGTACCAAACTCACATCCGTCGGTTGCTGGAATTTCTCTTATTAGGGGAGATGTAATTTCTATAGTAGATATGAAACACGTCTTAGAAAATGAAAAAAATGAAGATATTAAAAAAAGCATGGTTTTAGTATGTGAATTTAATAAAATTAAAGTTGCTTTTGCAATCGATGAGGTTCTTGGAATTGCAAGAATAAAATGGAGTGATATTCATAAGCCTAGTGCTATTACATCAGATACTTTAGTTATTGGTAATATTAACTTAAAGGATGAAATTATTATGCTTCTTGATTTTGAAAAAATTGTAATGGATATTAGCCCGGCTGCTGGAATTAACGTTGATAGGATGGCTGATGTTGAAGAAAATTCTGCTAGAAAAGATGTAAAAATTGTTTTAGCTGATGATTCGCCTCTTATTAGAACAGTTTTAAAAAACACTCTTTCTATGGCAGGCTTTGACGAATTAAGATTTTTTGATGATGGAAAACAGGCGCTTGATTATATTATGAAAATTTATGATGCAAAAGGAAAAGATTTTATTAATGATATTAATCTTTTAATAACAGATATAGAAATGCCACAACTTGATGGGCATACTTTAACTAGAACTATTAAGGAACATAAAGATCTTAAAAAGCTTCCAGTTATTATTTTCTCATCTCTTATTACAGGAGATTTAAGACATAAAGGAGAAGCTGTTGGTGCCGATGCACAACTTAGTAAACCAGAAGTAGCGGGTCTTGTAGAATTGATTGATTCAATTATGATGGTAATAAAAAACAAATAA
- a CDS encoding MGDG synthase family glycosyltransferase: MKKVIILTASTGAGHNAAAKSLEEKYKESGYETFIVDIFRETSKPLNTIVTDGYKILANSFPAFYGTLYDAADTYTFSNKILKTTLMVLKRRLLKIINQVEPDIIIGTHPFAVGLISSFKRKKLTDALFISVVTDFKAHYAYINENVDAYITGSEYTKETLINRNIDKNKIFNYGIPIKEEFLCKSENHDSVINKFRVLVMGGSMGSKDIAKVVENLAIDSDKFRITVICGNNNSLKNALEKKYEDEIILNKLKVYGFTSEVSYLMDNSDVIVTKPGGLTSSEALAKELPMIIPFAIPGQETENTEFLVNAGVAIHVKNMNKIRENLDELIDNKTKYINMKKSMKSISSSYSISNIVNLSDDLIINKNIALI, from the coding sequence ATGAAAAAAGTTATTATTTTAACTGCATCTACTGGTGCAGGCCATAATGCGGCTGCAAAATCACTAGAAGAAAAATATAAAGAATCAGGATACGAAACATTTATTGTAGATATTTTTAGAGAAACAAGCAAACCACTAAATACAATTGTCACTGATGGTTATAAAATACTTGCTAATAGTTTCCCTGCATTTTATGGTACACTTTATGATGCTGCTGACACTTATACATTTTCAAATAAAATTTTAAAAACAACACTTATGGTTTTAAAAAGAAGATTATTAAAAATAATTAATCAAGTTGAACCAGATATTATAATAGGTACACATCCATTTGCAGTAGGACTTATAAGTAGCTTTAAAAGAAAGAAATTAACAGATGCATTGTTTATTTCCGTAGTTACAGATTTTAAAGCACATTATGCTTATATTAATGAGAATGTAGATGCTTATATTACTGGTAGCGAATATACTAAGGAAACATTGATAAATAGAAACATAGATAAAAATAAGATTTTTAATTATGGAATCCCAATTAAAGAAGAGTTTTTATGTAAATCAGAAAACCATGATAGTGTTATAAATAAATTTAGAGTCCTTGTAATGGGTGGTAGTATGGGATCTAAAGATATTGCAAAAGTAGTTGAAAATTTGGCGATAGATTCAGACAAGTTTAGAATCACAGTTATTTGTGGAAATAATAATAGCTTGAAAAATGCACTTGAAAAAAAATACGAAGATGAAATTATTTTAAATAAATTAAAAGTCTATGGTTTTACTAGTGAGGTATCTTATCTTATGGATAATTCTGACGTAATTGTTACTAAACCGGGTGGACTTACTTCAAGTGAAGCTTTAGCTAAAGAACTTCCTATGATTATTCCTTTTGCAATTCCAGGACAAGAAACTGAAAATACTGAATTTCTTGTAAATGCTGGAGTAGCAATTCACGTAAAAAATATGAATAAAATTAGAGAAAATTTAGATGAATTAATTGATAATAAAACTAAGTATATTAATATGAAAAAAAGTATGAAATCTATATCTTCTTCTTATTCAATTTCCAATATAGTTAATTTATCAGATGATTTGATTATTAATAAAAACATTGCACTAATCTAA
- a CDS encoding MGDG synthase family glycosyltransferase: protein MSEKSNILIFTTSFGMGHLSVANAIKEQLINENKENIIEIVDILDVSNPKTKDIFFNTYKFLTSKHENIYNYFYKIKKDVPNNYIDGIMYNMYLKKVAKYIMHKNPDLIISTFPMCSGFVSKAKAKYDLKIPLITSITDVVDSWEWIHSNTDMYFVPSKVVGEKLVGKGIDEKQIKVTGIPVKNEFLQYLKKENSKKQLLIMGGVMDKLGIDQVVLDKLDGLSNVKTVIVTGNNKVLYDKLSKNSDYKNIEILGYTTEIAKFMSESDVLVTKPGGATLFEAINKGLPMIIKNSNVGQEEENIKYIREKGIGILIEDSESIEDIIIDSLSNTSVLELLRLNISNIKNEINPHLIGKYALELI, encoded by the coding sequence ATGAGTGAGAAATCAAATATATTGATATTTACTACATCTTTTGGAATGGGACATTTAAGTGTAGCTAATGCAATAAAAGAACAACTTATAAATGAAAATAAAGAAAATATAATTGAAATAGTTGATATTTTAGATGTTTCTAATCCCAAAACCAAAGATATATTTTTTAACACATACAAGTTTTTAACAAGTAAACATGAAAATATATATAATTATTTTTATAAAATAAAAAAAGATGTGCCAAACAATTATATAGATGGTATTATGTATAATATGTATTTAAAGAAAGTTGCAAAATATATTATGCATAAGAATCCAGATTTAATTATTTCTACTTTTCCAATGTGTTCAGGATTTGTTTCAAAAGCAAAAGCAAAATACGATTTGAAAATTCCACTTATTACTTCTATTACTGACGTTGTTGATAGTTGGGAGTGGATTCATAGTAACACTGATATGTATTTCGTGCCTTCTAAAGTAGTTGGAGAGAAACTAGTTGGAAAAGGAATTGATGAAAAACAAATTAAAGTCACTGGAATTCCGGTTAAAAATGAATTTTTACAGTATTTAAAAAAGGAAAATTCAAAAAAACAATTATTAATTATGGGCGGAGTTATGGATAAGCTTGGGATTGATCAAGTTGTCCTTGATAAACTTGATGGATTATCTAATGTAAAAACTGTTATTGTTACTGGTAATAATAAGGTACTTTATGATAAACTAAGTAAAAATAGCGATTATAAAAATATTGAAATATTAGGATATACTACTGAGATTGCTAAATTTATGAGTGAATCAGATGTTCTTGTAACAAAGCCTGGTGGTGCAACACTATTTGAAGCTATAAATAAAGGTCTTCCAATGATTATAAAAAATTCAAATGTTGGTCAGGAAGAAGAGAATATTAAGTATATAAGAGAAAAAGGAATTGGTATATTAATTGAAGATAGTGAATCTATTGAAGATATAATTATTGATTCCCTTAGTAATACATCTGTTCTAGAATTATTAAGATTGAATATTTCTAATATTAAAAATGAAATAAATCCACATTTAATTGGAAAATATGCTTTAGAGTTAATATAG
- a CDS encoding lysylphosphatidylglycerol synthase transmembrane domain-containing protein has translation MKKKWNSVLFIVLIVVTFLTIYTKIDIKLFENALLNANIKFLVLGLICMFVYWGIEAGLIDMLIKKVSPKTKFWTSIKTTVIGQYYSSITPFASGGQPAQLYEMSKDNIPGGKATAVLVSKFLLFQVSVTLYSLMLIIVRMKHLLLGLKSASGFVFTGLFINTIGLSAIILLAFKPNLLKRVANFIIYKLEKFKLIKNAELKIKKFDHYVSEYLVSINYMKQDVISTIYMFLLTIIQLTAFFSITYFIYKALGLSGTSIIDIVSLQALLYMAVSFIPVPGTVGASEVGFSLLLGSIFSANLVAVALILWRGISYYFGLIFCGIFTFLIYSFDKSRNEKIAS, from the coding sequence ATGAAGAAGAAGTGGAATAGTGTTTTATTTATTGTTTTAATAGTAGTAACGTTTTTGACTATTTATACAAAAATAGATATTAAATTATTTGAAAATGCACTATTAAATGCAAATATTAAATTTTTAGTACTTGGCTTAATATGTATGTTCGTTTATTGGGGGATAGAAGCTGGTTTAATTGATATGCTTATAAAAAAAGTATCACCTAAAACAAAATTTTGGACTTCGATAAAGACGACAGTTATTGGTCAATATTATTCTTCTATTACACCTTTTGCAAGTGGCGGTCAGCCAGCGCAACTTTATGAAATGTCTAAAGACAATATTCCTGGTGGCAAAGCAACTGCTGTTTTAGTAAGCAAATTTCTTTTATTTCAAGTATCGGTTACACTTTATTCACTAATGTTAATAATTGTTAGAATGAAACATTTACTATTAGGACTTAAGAGTGCATCGGGATTTGTATTTACAGGATTATTTATTAATACAATAGGGCTTAGTGCGATTATTTTATTGGCATTTAAACCTAACTTATTAAAGAGAGTGGCAAATTTTATTATATATAAATTAGAAAAATTTAAATTAATAAAAAACGCGGAATTAAAAATTAAAAAATTTGATCATTATGTATCTGAATATTTAGTTAGTATAAACTATATGAAACAAGACGTTATTAGCACTATATATATGTTTTTACTTACAATTATTCAATTAACAGCATTCTTTTCAATAACATATTTTATATATAAAGCACTTGGTCTTAGTGGCACTTCTATTATAGATATTGTTTCACTTCAAGCTCTTCTTTATATGGCAGTATCTTTTATTCCTGTTCCTGGAACTGTTGGGGCTAGTGAAGTTGGATTTTCATTACTACTCGGATCAATATTTTCTGCAAATTTAGTTGCAGTTGCTTTAATACTTTGGAGAGGTATTAGTTATTATTTTGGATTGATATTTTGTGGAATTTTCACATTTTTAATTTATTCTTTTGATAAAAGTAGAAATGAAAAAATTGCATCATAG
- a CDS encoding response regulator transcription factor, translating to MEGNVLVLEDQIEIREFIVINIKRAGYNIFEAKNGEEALKIVNANKIDIAVLDVMLPGISGYDVCREIRKHNKYMGIIMLTAKSQEKDKIEGLISGADDYIVKPFSPKELVARIDSLYRRVKLLEDDSTEKCESGAFIIDYKNRQIFKDDIELDLTQLEFAIVATLIKNEGRPLSREYILDHVWGENFFGSFKIVDVNIRRLRQKLEKDASNPEYIITVWGFGYKWRKGE from the coding sequence TTGGAAGGCAATGTGTTAGTATTAGAAGATCAAATAGAAATTAGAGAGTTTATTGTTATTAATATTAAAAGGGCAGGTTACAATATATTCGAAGCAAAAAATGGTGAAGAAGCTCTTAAAATTGTAAATGCAAATAAAATTGATATTGCTGTTTTGGATGTTATGTTGCCAGGAATTAGTGGCTATGATGTGTGCAGGGAAATAAGAAAACATAATAAATATATGGGTATAATAATGTTAACAGCAAAATCACAGGAAAAAGACAAAATAGAAGGACTTATAAGTGGTGCTGATGATTACATTGTTAAACCATTCAGTCCAAAAGAATTGGTGGCAAGGATAGATTCGCTTTATAGACGTGTAAAACTCTTAGAAGATGATTCAACTGAAAAATGCGAAAGTGGAGCATTTATTATTGATTATAAAAATAGACAAATTTTTAAAGACGATATTGAACTTGATTTAACACAACTAGAATTTGCAATAGTAGCAACACTTATTAAAAATGAAGGAAGACCACTTAGTAGGGAATATATTCTAGATCATGTATGGGGTGAAAATTTTTTTGGAAGTTTCAAAATTGTCGATGTTAACATTAGAAGATTAAGACAAAAATTAGAGAAAGATGCTTCGAACCCTGAATATATAATTACAGTTTGGGGATTTGGTTATAAGTGGCGAAAGGGAGAGTAA
- a CDS encoding sensor histidine kinase produces the protein MTGIKRRWVKTYVITIILIAIILGLAFLFTIKNFYYNSAHQSLLSKATISSEFYNKYLLRDNYSFDELSKLIINDFKDYNIMELQLINNNAKLSYSSTGFNTALIIKSGDVLSALQGKKGYTVGKSKLTNEKIMAVSVPLINSEENIIGVLRLISSTSKIDTIINLYTFYAIGVLAIIILILMILSITFSQSILKPIQEIINVAEKMSEGKLSNRIEKSYNDELGVLAETINHMADEIQKSEVLKNDFISSVSHEIRTPLTAIAGWGETIITGDINNREEVEKGLSIIVRETNRLSNMVEELLDFSRMESGRLSLYLEKTMLENEVDEVVEIYCHKAELKNVKIVKDYRLEGIEIEADRNRLKQVFINIIDNAVKFTDNGGQINICVKKIKNDAFVIVKDNGIGIKKDEIELITKKFYKGNTNNAGSGLGLSITNEIINLHGGFLKIDSEYGKGTEITIRFECLPLIE, from the coding sequence ATGACGGGTATAAAGAGAAGATGGGTAAAAACTTACGTTATTACTATAATCCTAATTGCAATAATTTTAGGACTTGCTTTCCTTTTCACTATAAAGAATTTTTATTATAATTCTGCTCACCAAAGTTTATTAAGTAAAGCTACTATTTCTTCTGAATTTTACAATAAATATTTGCTTCGTGATAATTATTCCTTCGATGAATTATCTAAACTTATAATAAACGATTTCAAGGATTACAATATAATGGAACTTCAACTTATTAATAATAATGCGAAACTTTCTTATAGTTCAACTGGATTTAACACTGCTCTTATTATTAAAAGTGGAGATGTATTATCGGCACTTCAAGGTAAAAAAGGATATACGGTTGGTAAAAGTAAATTAACAAATGAAAAAATAATGGCTGTATCAGTTCCGCTTATAAACTCTGAAGAAAATATTATTGGTGTATTAAGACTTATTTCGAGTACTTCAAAAATAGACACAATTATAAATTTGTACACCTTTTATGCTATAGGCGTTTTAGCTATTATAATACTCATATTAATGATTCTAAGTATTACTTTTAGTCAATCTATTCTTAAACCGATTCAAGAAATAATAAACGTTGCTGAAAAAATGTCAGAAGGAAAGTTAAGTAATAGAATTGAAAAAAGTTATAATGACGAACTTGGAGTACTTGCTGAGACAATTAATCATATGGCAGATGAGATTCAAAAAAGTGAGGTACTAAAAAATGATTTCATTTCTTCTGTTTCACATGAGATAAGGACTCCCTTAACCGCTATAGCTGGATGGGGAGAAACTATTATAACTGGAGATATAAATAATAGAGAAGAAGTTGAAAAAGGACTTTCTATAATAGTTAGAGAAACAAATAGGCTTTCAAATATGGTTGAAGAGCTTCTTGATTTTTCAAGAATGGAAAGCGGTAGACTATCACTATATTTAGAAAAAACTATGCTTGAAAATGAAGTAGATGAAGTTGTTGAAATATATTGTCATAAAGCTGAACTTAAAAATGTAAAAATAGTTAAAGACTATAGGTTAGAAGGTATCGAGATTGAAGCGGATAGAAATAGATTAAAGCAAGTTTTTATAAATATAATAGATAACGCAGTAAAATTTACGGATAATGGTGGTCAAATAAATATTTGTGTAAAAAAAATAAAAAATGATGCTTTTGTTATTGTTAAAGATAACGGAATTGGAATAAAAAAAGATGAAATCGAACTTATAACAAAAAAATTCTATAAAGGTAATACTAATAATGCTGGCAGTGGACTTGGACTGTCAATTACAAATGAAATTATTAATTTGCATGGTGGATTTTTAAAAATTGATAGTGAATATGGGAAAGGAACGGAGATAACAATCCGCTTTGAATGTTTACCGTTAATAGAATAA
- a CDS encoding IS1634 family transposase, with product MRLSTSKSKNATSLYVIKDITIKNKRTTKIVEKLGTEAQLREKLNGQDPYEWAKKYISELNKKEKENKVEIIAKFSETKQIPMDSKVHFNGGYLFLQDIYYDLGLHKISKQISDKYKFSFDLNSILSRLIYTRMLNPSSKLSSFKASNDFIEQPNFELQHIYRALEIISKESDFIESTVYKNSLKLSKRNTKVLYYDCTNYFFETEKADGLKQYGLSKEHRPNPIVQMGLFMDGDGIPLAFSIFDGNKNEQPSLKPLEKRILSDFDLSKFVVCTDAGLASNTNRIFNNKNDRAFIVTQSLKKLKKHLKDWALAPNGWHLSNETKNINLENIDHSSNNKAIYYKERWINENELPQKLIVTYSPKYRAYQEYIRSTQIQRAEKLVKKPSSINKKKQNDPKRFIDSIHCTNEGEIAEKQVLTINRDTISDEEKYDGFYGVCTNLDDNAETIIKVNKRRWEIEESFRILKTEFKARPVYLSRDDRIKAHFTTCFLSLLIYRLLEKKLDEKYTTKELIETLKNHNFMELKGEGYIPTYTRTDITDELHDKFGFRTDTQIISNAKMKKILKQTKK from the coding sequence ATGAGACTTTCAACTTCTAAATCAAAAAATGCTACTTCACTTTACGTTATTAAAGATATTACTATTAAAAATAAACGAACAACTAAAATTGTAGAAAAACTTGGTACTGAAGCACAATTACGTGAAAAATTAAATGGACAAGATCCTTATGAATGGGCAAAAAAATATATAAGTGAACTTAATAAAAAAGAAAAAGAAAATAAAGTTGAGATTATTGCTAAATTTTCTGAAACTAAACAAATACCAATGGATTCTAAGGTTCATTTCAATGGTGGATATCTTTTTTTACAAGATATTTATTATGATTTAGGCCTTCATAAAATTTCAAAGCAAATTTCTGATAAATATAAATTTTCTTTTGATTTAAACAGTATTCTTTCTAGACTCATTTATACTAGAATGCTTAATCCGTCTTCTAAGCTTTCTTCTTTTAAAGCCTCTAATGACTTTATTGAACAGCCTAATTTTGAATTACAGCATATTTATAGAGCTTTAGAAATAATTTCTAAAGAATCTGATTTTATTGAATCAACTGTTTATAAAAATAGTTTAAAATTATCTAAAAGAAATACAAAAGTGCTTTATTACGATTGTACAAATTATTTCTTTGAAACTGAAAAAGCCGATGGGTTAAAACAATATGGACTTTCCAAAGAACATCGCCCTAATCCAATTGTACAAATGGGATTATTTATGGATGGGGATGGCATACCACTTGCATTTTCTATATTTGATGGAAATAAAAATGAACAGCCAAGTTTAAAACCACTAGAAAAGCGCATATTATCTGATTTTGATTTATCTAAATTTGTTGTATGTACAGATGCAGGATTAGCATCTAATACCAATAGAATATTTAATAATAAAAACGATAGAGCTTTTATTGTTACACAATCATTAAAAAAGCTTAAAAAACATCTTAAAGATTGGGCTCTTGCCCCAAATGGATGGCATTTATCAAATGAGACAAAAAATATTAATTTAGAAAATATAGATCATTCTTCAAACAATAAAGCTATTTATTACAAAGAACGTTGGATAAATGAAAATGAATTACCACAAAAATTAATAGTAACATATTCACCAAAATATAGAGCTTATCAAGAGTACATTCGAAGCACTCAAATACAACGTGCAGAAAAACTTGTTAAAAAACCTTCTAGTATCAATAAAAAGAAACAGAATGATCCAAAGAGATTTATAGATTCTATTCACTGCACTAATGAAGGTGAAATCGCTGAAAAACAGGTACTTACAATAAATAGAGACACTATTTCTGATGAAGAAAAATATGATGGATTCTACGGAGTATGTACAAATCTTGATGATAATGCTGAAACAATTATTAAAGTAAATAAAAGAAGATGGGAAATAGAAGAATCATTTAGAATTCTAAAAACTGAGTTTAAAGCAAGACCAGTATATTTAAGTAGAGATGATAGAATAAAAGCTCATTTTACAACATGTTTTCTTTCTTTACTGATATATAGGCTTTTAGAAAAGAAGCTTGATGAAAAATACACTACAAAAGAATTAATAGAAACGTTAAAAAATCATAACTTTATGGAGTTAAAAGGCGAAGGATATATTCCGACATACACACGAACTGATATAACAGATGAATTACATGATAAATTTGGATTTAGAACGGATACCCAAATAATTAGTAATGCTAAAATGAAAAAAATATTAAAACAAACGAAAAAGTAA